The Collibacillus ludicampi region CACATCTTTGTTAAAGCAGGAACCTATTCGCCGTTACCAACGTAAGAGACGGAATATTCCCTCTTCCATAGATCCGTTGATCTTTTCGATCTTTCTTTATGATGGTAATCGTACGATCTCCCAAGAAAATATCTTTTAGAAGGAAAAGGTTAGTGAAAGTGTCAATACTGAGCGGTCGTTCACAAATACTAGAAAAGGAAAACGTCAATTTTTTGTAATCAAGATAGCCCCTCATGCTACAATCGGCGCAGCTATCAGTGGATGAAAAGTTTCTTGCGCAGGAAGAGAAGTATAAGACTATCTTAAGAAACAGAGTGGCTTTTGGGTGGGTGTATCGCTTTGCAGCGCAGAGGTGAGTTGAAGGTCGTTCCGCAACGTCTGTAAAGAATCAGGGCGGAACGACCTTCATCGAACCCAAGTGCAAAGCGATACACCCACACAAGCACTCTTTTTCAAGAGCCACCAAAGCGCTAGTTTTCATGATACAAAGCTCTCCCCTACTCGACCATTGGGGGCGGGTTACTTTTGCCGCGGGTGATAGGTTGCTTTTTGCCAAGGAGTATATGGATAAATCCCGATCACCAACGAATGAGATCCCCTTTTTTTATTTCGCCGTTTAACGCTTGACGCACTAATTGGTCGTCAAAAATTTGCGTGGGTACTCCCGTTTTCACATTGACGACTTGGACGGCCCCGTTCGAAACGGATACAACTTCGTATTCGGACGAAAAAATATGTGAAATATCCCCCTTGAGAAAAAACAGGAGAGCTAGGCCGATCGCTAGGAAAGCCCAAATATTTTTCTTCATAAAAATTGCTCCTCCTTCTATGAAACTACGTATATCTATTCGTAGTGTATGGACAATCCCTGCAACACATTCCACCAAGTCTATCGGACATCTTCCAAAAAATAAATTGTCAATGGAAACCCGTCATAGAATCATGACCTTATGGTAGACTGATAGATAAATGAAACGTAAAAGGTGAATGATGTGACTGAATGGTACCAAGAACCGTTTCTCCTGTTTGATTTCGCTGATGGACAAAAGGGGCCGGAACGCATCATTTTTTCGGATCCCGTCAAAGTCATCGAGGCCCATTGTGTAGAGGAAGTCGTCCCGGCGATACAATCGGTACAAGAAGGAGTGCAAGCCGGATATTATGCGGTCGGCTATATCGCATATGAAGCGGCACCGGCTTTCGATCCCGCATTCGTTGTTCGCGAGGGGACGGAACTCCCTCTGTTATGGTTCGGATTATTCCGTGAACCGCAACGGTCAGTGCGCATCGAAACGGAAGGGGAATATCACCTGACAGACTGGCAACCTTCGATCAGCCAGGATGCATACAATCGCCACATTCAAATCATAAGGGATGCGATTTCCCGCGGAGAAACGTATCAAGTGAACTACACGATGCGGCTTCGTGCGGCGTTTGAAAAAGATGACCTTGCGTTTTATCATCGTCTGCTTGCCGCTCAACAGGCGAACTATTCCGCATATCTGAACCTCGGGCGCTTTCGTATTCTCTCCGCTTCCCCTGAGCTGTTCTTTCGCAGAGAGGGAGATCGAATCATCACGAAACCGATGAAAGGAACGGCCAAGCGCGGGCGATTTTGGGAAGAGGATCAGAAACAGCGGGAATGGTTGGCACATTCGGAGAAAAATCAGGCTGAAAATCTCATGATTGTGGACTTGCTGCGCAACGATTTGGCAAGAATCGCAGAGACCGGTTCTGTGGAAGTACCGCATCTTTTTGAGATTGAACGTTATCCGACCGTCTTTCAGATGACATCGACCGTCACGGCCAAAGTTCCTCCGCATGTCACATTGCGAGATATTTTTTCCGTCCTGTTTCCGTGCGGTTCGATCACCGGGGCGCCGAAAGTGAAGACGATGGAGTGGATCGCCGAATTGGAAGATTCCCCGCGTGGCGTCTATTGCGGAACGATCGGTTTTGTCAAACCGAATGGGGATGCCGTTTTCAATGTGGCGATCCGTACAGTCGTCGTTGATAAACAGAAAGGAACGGCGGAATATGGAGTAGGCGGAGGTATCACGTACGATTCAACGGCGGAAGGCGAGTATCTGGAAGCTCTGGCGAAAGCGGCATTACTGACGGAACAATGGCCCGCATTCGAATTACTGGAAACCATGCGGTTGGAAAACGGCGAATATCAGCTGTTGGAACGGCATTTGCAGCGTCTGTGCGCTTCCGCGAATTATTTTCAAATCCCGCTCAACCTTGCAGACATTCGCGAGACTTTAAAACAGCATGTGCGCCAGTATCCGAATGAAAAGCGTCGCGTCCGCTTGCTCGTGTCCCAAAAAGGGGAGGCGCGCGTCGAAAGCACGGGTTTGCAAGAGTTGCATCAAGATTCGATGCCCGTCCGTATCGCGGGTACACCGGTTTCCACAAAGGATCGTTTTCTCTATCATAAAACGACGCACCGTACGATGTACGATGTACGCCGCAAAGAACACGGCGATGTGTTTGACGTTTTATTGCGAAACGAACAAGGCGAAATCACGGAATTTACGATGGGAAATATTGTCGTAGAAATCAACGGTCAAAAGTGGACACCTCCTCGCGAGTGCGGGTTGCTCGCTGGAACGTTACGTGCGGAATTGCTCGAGAGAGGAGAGATTCAAGAGCGAGTGATCACTCTCTCCGATCTGAAGCGGGCCGAGAAGGTCTGGTTCATCAACAGTGTGCGCGGTTGGGTGCCCGTACATTTTGTTTCAGATGTTCAATAACATCAATAACATACAAAAAAAACGCCATCTGATACAAACGAGTATCATTTGGCGTTTTTTGCGTGCGAGCCTTGCTTGTCCTTTTTTTCACATGATCTTATAGGCGGAATCGCATAAATTATCAGACTTCTATAGGCCTACTCTGCCTTCTCAAGACTGTTCCACAAGTAAATCTCGCCGCGGTCTACTCCGGGATCCCACTTGACATGAACATAGACACCGTCGGTTTTAATGACTTCTCCCTTATCATTCGTGCCCTGCACACGGACGCGATCCCCTTTCCAAAAGAGTCGAGGTTTTAGTTCATCAAAATAACGCAGTGCATGTCTTTTCATGGTACGAAACTCCTTTCCAGTTCACGAAAATTCTATGAAAACATTTTTATTACAAATGGGCTACTGATTTGTAGTATAGAACAAAAGTAGACAGAAGTCGACATGCTTCACAAAATTTTCAGTTTTATCATAGTATTATTATTCGTTATAAAAATATCCTGTATTTCCCAGTCAAATAAAACAGTATTCTTATAGATAACTGTTACATTACTTTTTAAAGTATGGTAGGATACAAGGCGAGACGACTGTACGGAGGTATGCATCATGCAACGGGCGCTGATGGGAGAACAGGAGATTCTTCTTTGTGACCCACGGTGGGACGGTAAGCGAGAAGAATTAAAAGCTTGGGACAAAGAAGGACTCTTTTCCTGTCCATATTGCGGTTTGCCATTAACGCTCGTATGGGGAACGGTCAGATTTCGTCATTTTCGTCATCCTAGCGGCAATCTGTGCATGATTTCAAAGAACGAGCCTGAAACAAGGGAACATATTCTCGGCAAAATGAGACTGTACGAACAAGCGGTTCGCTGGTTTCCGCAAGCCCTTCGGATTGAAATGGAGTATCGCCTGCCCAATGGAGAGCGAATCGCTGATGTTTATGTTGAGGATCGGGATGGACGTGCCTACGTTTTCGAGTACCAAAGAGTGAGGATTCCGGAGAAGGAGTTCCTGGAACGCAGGGCATCCTATCGGCAGATGGGTGTATGCGACATCTGGGTTTTCGGTGAAAACCTGTTGCAAAACAAAGGGCACCAGCGAGATCGTAATGGCAAGAAAACACCGGTTGAATGGTTTTCGTTTGATGGAATGATACGTGCCGCTCTTGATCCGGCACCTTTCGAATGGATCTATGCAGCGCTCGTAAGGGAAGAATTCGGAAAGTACACCGAGATTCTCGGGAGTCTAAGCTTCTATGATCCGAACGAAGATTGCTTTACCCTTTTGCGCGGGGTTTTTCCGCGTCAAGGCTCATCCGTGATTTACGGCGCCTATCGCTCTTGGTCAACGGCGCTAACGCATATCGATTGGAAAGACGGTTTGATGTTGAAAGAAGACTGTCTGTTTCTAAAAGAAAATAGGGAACATGCTCGCATGCTTCTAGAGAAACAGAAGTACATGATGGATCAAGAAGAAACAGCACGCCAACAACAGATCCGGCTCCATCAGCAAGCGCTTGCCGCCCCCGAGCAGGTATGGTGCGAACGTGTAAACGAACGGTATGGTTATGATCTGTTTCATCGATATGCGGCTTCCCGTCAACTTGCCATCCAGACGGAACGGGTACGTGCTTTTAAATGCCAGCCCGATTCCATACCTGTGGCACGTAGCATATGGGAAAGTTTGCGAAAGGAAGTTTCTGTCGAGAAGATTTGGTCTCCCTTTTTCAATCTGCCGGTTGCCAATGACATTGTCTTTCAAGTCCCGCGTTTCATCTGGCAGATGTTACTTTACGTCCGTTTGATTCACGAACGAAGCGGGAAATCGTTCTCTTTCCGGCAGGTGCAAGAATTGTTACGTGACAGCGGTATCGTGTATGCATTGGACATCGGGTTTAAGATCACTCTCACCGCTTCGGCGAGACGACTGGCGGAAAAGAACCGAAACTCCATACAACGTTACGTGCACCCGGAACATTATGTCCTGCTGGATTACCTCGATGTTCTATGTTTTCTCGGTGTATTGCAGAAGAAAGCATCCACATACCAGGACGGCTATTGGAAATACCGCGTGGTTCGCGATCATATGCCAGTCTTGCAAAAAAAGGAGTTGGAACACGCCCGTGCGCTCGTGCTCATAGGCCGAGCCAACCCGCAAAAACCGCTTTGGGATCCGGTGTTAGATCAACCAATCGGCAACTATGTAGAAATGTTCGGTTCTGTAAACGGAGGATGAAATGGTTTCTTAGGTGGTGGGGATACCTCTATGTAGCGAGGGAGTGACCTTGAAAGTCGTCTCACTTCCTTGTGACGTTAAAGGGTATATGCTTTGCGCGTAATAGCGACTTTGGAGGTCGTCTCGCAACAACTAAACATATTCCAAGCGAGACGGCCTCCACGGAGCATGAGCGCAAAGCATATGCCTCAATGACGACCTTCATCGAACCCAAGCGCAAAGCGATACACCCACCCAAGCAAAAGTTTTCAAAGTAGCATCCGAGTCATAAACCAATTAAAATGGTAACGATAACTTTTACAAGTGGGTGAAAACATGTCGAAAACCGTACATGATTCCATGATTCGCGACATACGATTAGCTCCTTCGGGACAATTGAAAATCGACTGGGTAGCCGCACATATGCCGCTGCTCAATTCGGTGAAAGAACAATTTGAAAAAGACAAACCATTCGCGGGAAAAAGAGTGACCATTTGTCTGCATCTCGAAGCGAAAACGGCTTACCTCGGAAAAGTGATTCAGGCGGGTGGTGCGGAAGTGGCGATGGTGGCTTCCAATCCCTTGTCTACTCAAGACGATGTGGTCGCCGCACTCGCAGATAGCGGGATTTACGTATATGCGTGGCATGGAGCGACGGCGGAAGAGTACAAAATGCATCTGAACAAAGGACTGGATTTTCAGCCGGATGCCTTAATTGATGACGGGGGCGATCTCGTTTCGACGCTTCACCATGAGCGGATCGAACAGACGAAGAAGATCATAGGGGGAGCGGAAGAAACGACGACCGGCATCATTCGTTTGCGTGCGATGGAGAAAGAAGGGAAGCTGAATTTCCCGATGATCGCCGTCAATGATGCGTATTGCAAGTACCTTTTTGATAACCGATACGGTACGGGCCAGTCGGTATGGGATGCGATCATGCGCTCCACGAATCTGGTTGTCGCAGGGAAAACGGTGGTTGTGATCGGTTACGGTTGGTGCGGCAAAGGCGTGGCGATGCGTGCCAAAGGGTTGGGGGCCAAAGTCATCGTGACCGAGGTGGATCCGATCAAGGCGGTCGAAGCAGTGATGGACGGATTCCAGGTCATGCCAATGATCGAAGCCGCCAAAAGGGGTGACTTTTTCATCACGGTGACGGGCAACAAGGATTGCATTACGGCGGAACATTTTTACGTCATGAAAGATGGTGCGATCCTTGCCAACGCCGGCCATTTTGATGTGGAGATCAACAAAATCGACCTCAACAACATGGCCAAAAACGTCCGTAAAGTGAGAAATAACATCGAAGAGTTTACGTTTGCCGACGGCAGGAAAGTATATCTGTTGGCGGAAGGCCGATTGGTGAATCTTGCGGCAGGTGACGGGCATCCGGCGGAAGTCATGGATATGACATTCGCGTTGCAAGCATTGTCCCTGCGTTACATTGTGGAACATCAAGGGCAATTGGAGAACCGAGTCTATTCTGTCCCCGAGGAACTGGATCGCCACGTGGCGGAACTGCGCTTGCAGACATGGGGCATCGAGATCGATGAATTGACAGAGGAACAGGTCCGCTATTTAGAGTCCTGGGTAGAGTAAAGAAGACTACTGGCATATGTCTCTTCGCGCAGGATGCAGCGTCCGGATATCGATCGATGAAGCGGAAGCAACCAGTACGTAACTCCCTTCCTCTCACATATGCTAATCAAAAGATCAGAGAAGAGAGGGAGGAAACGTCATGCGGAAACGGGTAGGACTCACGGGTCTTCTTCATCATTTGAACCCGGATGTCAAGGGCGTCTTTGTCGGTGAGGGCTATACGAGTGCTCTTGCGAAGGCGGGGGTCCTTCCTCTGGTGATTCCTTATCTTTACGAAGAAGATGAGATTCACGCACTGGCGGAGAATCTCGACGGACTCGTATTGACAGGAGGAGAGGATGTAGATCCTACGCGGTTTGGGGAGGAACCCTTACCCGGTCTTGGAGAGGTTTCTCCTGAGCGTGACGATTTGGAATATCGATTAGTCCGGGCGTTTATGGAAAGGGACAAACCGATCCTCGGGATCTGTCGCGGTATGCAAGTCTTGAATGCGGCACTGGGCGGTACCTTATGGCAGGATCTTTCCCGCCAGAAAAAGCGGGTGCTTCAGCATAGGCAGAACGCTCCCAGATGGCATCTGTCCCATCATGTATTCGTGTATGAGGGTACACGTTTGGCGAGTATACTTGGCAGTAGCGAGATCAAGGTCAATAGCTTTCATCATCAGGCGGTGAAAGATGTCGCTCCCGGTTTCATCGTATCTGCCGTTTCGGCGGACGGGGTTATCGAGGCGTTCGAAAGCCGCGAACACCGCTTCATTCTTGGAGTACAATGGCATCCGGAGAATTTGTGGCGCAAACATCCCTTGTTTTACTCCCTGTTTTCCGCATTTGTCGATGCGGTGCAACAATCTTGTTAAGCGAGGGTGATGGCCGTTCTTCAACCGGTTCAGGGAGAACGAGCACGGATGGAAAGAGGAGCAACCACCTCTTCATATGTGTTTTTGCTGAAACGGGGGATCCCTCTGTGTACGAGTGGAAGAGATTTCAGAATCGAGTACGTCGCGCGATCGTCCATATCCACGATGAGCTTGTCAGAGTCAGACGCGATCTGCACGCCCATCCGGAATTGGCGTTTCAGGAAGTGCGTACCGCCGGAATCGTTGCCTCCTGTCTTTCGCGTTTAGGACTTGAAGTACGGACGGGTGTGGCGAAAACGGGGGTAGTAGGAGATTTATTCGGACGGAGATCAGGCCCTACGGTTGCGTTGCGTGCCGACATGGATGCATTGCCCATGCAAGATGAGAAAGAAGTAACTTATAAAAGCAAAGTAGATGGCTGTATGCATGCTTGCGGTCATGATGCGCATACTGCGATGATGCTCGGAGCTGCGGTCGTTCTCGCGGAGATGCGTGAAGAGTTGCCCGGGCATGTCCGATTTCTTTTTCAGCCCGCGGAAGAGGGGCCCGGCGGGGCTCTTCCCATGATCGAAGAAGGAGCGCTCGAAGGGGTTGACGTGATTTTTGCCCAACATGTCAACCCCTCCCTTGAAACGGGGTATGTAGCGGTTTCCGATGGTCCGGCAATGGCGGCTGTAGACGATTTTTGCCTGACCATTCACGGGAAGGGAGGACATGCCGCTTACCCGCACATGGCGACCGATGCCATACAGATCGCCGCTCAAGTGATTGTCGGCTTGCAGCCGTTGATTTCCCGTCAAGTGGACCCGTTTGAGCCGGCGGTTGTTACGATCGGCACGATCGAAGGCGGAAAAGCGGAGAATATCGTTGCCGACCAAGTGTCCATGCGGGGCACGATCCGTACGTTCAATCGTCTGTTACGCAGTGAAATTCCCAAGCGGATCGAAGAGATAGTGGGCGGAATCACATCCGCATATGGCGGACGATTTGAACTGAACATACGACCGGGTTATCCGGCACTGATTAACCCTTCCGAAGAAGTGAAAAGAATCACCCAAGTCGCGGAGGAAGTAGTGGGAGCTAATCATCTGTTACTTGCTCCTCCGTCTATGGGAAGTGAAGATTTTGCTTTTTACCTGGAAGAAGTGCCCGGATGTATGTGGTGGCTCGGAGCGATGCCTGCCTATGCATCGATAGGGGAATTGACGTTGCACCATCCCCGTTTCGATATCGACGAACGGGCGCTGGCTTATGGCGTCGAAATGCTTGTGATGAGCACGCTCGCTTATTTCTTCCCCGATTTTGCAACATCCTAAGGAACAACCTTAGCGATGTTTTTTTATTGGCGCAGAAGTAGGAGTGTTGTAGAATATTTGTTGTCGATTGGTATCGAATCATGGGAGCGTGGATGATTTGCAAGGATTATTGGACGCCATCACTGGCGGTGGACATATCAGTATCGGGCGCCTCTTCATCATTTTCTTCTTGATCGCGCTCACCAATATTTTTGACACGTCTGCGTATGCGTCTCGCCTGGCGGGGGTACGGACGAAACGGTTGGCGATCTCCAATACGTTATATGCGATGGTGACGGTCGGATCCCGCACGACGACGTTTATCTATCTGCCTACGGTGGGTGGAATCACCGACTTTGCAAGAAAATACTCGTTCGATCCCTTCTGGTCGCTGAGTTTGATTCTGTGGGGGGCGGCCGTCGGTACGGCGATCGGAATCTTTCTCATGCCATCGATGGTCAATTTTTATAGTCTAGGGATCGAATGCATGGATGAACGGGGGACGGCGCTCCGTGTCATGCGCTATCTTTTTACTACAAAAGAAGGGTTGCTCAAGGTTGCCCGTTGTTATCAGAAACCGACTCTTGCGATGATGAAGAGAATCGATATTCGCGATAAAGAAACCCCGAAGGATCTGTATTACCTGAATTCCCTGTTATATGCGTTATTCACGGTCGGGCCGATTGCCGCCTTATATGCGGGTGTCCTGAGGGCCGATCATGTCACGAGCGCCAATATGCTCTCGGGGGCGATTAATTCGGTGGCTGCGATTCTCTTGCTCTTTATGGTTGATCCTCGATCGGCGTTGATCGTCGACCGCGGGATCGCCCGCAAGATTTCCATGGATACGGTAAAGACAACGATGGTCATGCTTGCGGTTGGGCGCTTAACAGGGGCCGTGTTAGCACAGCTTGTTTTGTACCCGGGAGCACATTTTGTCGCTTTTGTCGCACGTTTCTTCTAACCGATAGGATCACGCGATAACATTCGCCAAGTGAGAGCCAAGAAACCCACCGCTTGAACAGAAGGGTGGGTTTCTTCTCTTCGAAAGGGATAAACATTGAGCAAAAAGGACGACATGTATTTCCATGTTTTTAAGTGGTTACTTTTCATTTAAGATATATCGAATGACCCTTGTTGTAATGTTAAATCTCTTACTCAACAATTGCCTGTTTCCTCGTGTCTCGGATAACCCTTTTTCAATTATTTTTCTTCCGATTTCCCCTTCCATTTGTCTGATCCGCTTCATAATTTTTTTCAGATCCATCTGCTCGACATGGCTTAAACCATTGACCAGATTTTGCACGAATTGATGGATTTCTTTCTCGATAAATTCATCGATTTGCTTTGCAACCGACATCTCTTTGTCTGGATTTTCCGCTCTGTTAACCAGATATTGGGGGAGATGATCCGCCCTTAATCTCTTACAGTCATGAATGACATGTGTTTGATTGAGTACGTTAAGGAGTTGTCTCACGTTGCCTGGCCAATCGTACATTTTTAGAATCTCAATGGTATCCGAATCCAGTCTGCACTCGCCGCCATATTTTTTGTCAAGATAGTACTGAGCGATTAACGGAATATCTTCGCGTCTTTCCCGCAAAGGGGGGAGTGATAATTTCACTCCCTCCAACCGGTACAAAAGATCAGCGCGAAAGCGTTTGTTTTCAACCTCGGATTCCAAGTTTCGATTCGTAGCTGAGATGACCCGCACATTGCTTTTTTGTATCTCTTCACTTCCTACCCTCATAAACTCTCCCGTCTCTAATACGCGCAACAATTTTACCTGGATGGAAGTCGGCGCCTCTCCGATCTCATCCAGGAAGAGAGTCCCGTTATTCGCCAGCTCGAAATACCCCTTGCGGCTCTTGATCGCTCCGGAAAAAGCGCCTTTTTCGTGCCCGAACAGTTCGCTTTCCAGCAGGGATTCTGGTACCGCCCCGCAATTGATCCCCACAAACGGGTATTGTGCTCGCAGGCTGGAGCCGTGAATGAAGCGCGCCATCAATTCCTTACCGGTTCCTGTCTCTCCCTCGATCAAAATGTTGATCGCTTTCTTGGCGAGCTTTTCTGCAACGGTAAGAACTTTATGCAAGGGACTCGAAGACGAAAAAATAATCCCGTACTTAGCTGCTTCCGTAAACAGTTTTTCATCATGGGCAACAGGGGGAGTTAACACGGAATTGATGATGTTTTCCAGACTCTCCAAGTCATCAAACGGCTTTTCCAGATAGTCTTTCGCACCCGCCTGAATAGCCATCACAGCTGATTTGACCGTACTGTAACCGGTCATAATCAGGACTTCGCAGGCAGGGTATTTCGCTTTAATCTTTGATAATAAATCCAATCCATTGGCATCAGGCAGCTTCAAATCAACGAGAGCCATATGAAACGTGGATGGATGTCGGAGCAGTAGATCCTCCACTTCTCTCCCTGAATTCGCAACCACTACGTCACAATTCTTATCTTCCAAGAAATAACGAAAAAATGATGTCACTTCGATTTCATCATCAACGACAAGCACGCTCTTCACTTTATTCCACTCCTTCACTCTCTTGGATCGGAAGCAGGAGGGAAAACTGACTATACTCATTCACCTTGCTGTCTACCAGCAGCTTTCCTCCGTGGGATTCGGCAATGCCGAGACTCACAGAAAGGCCAAGACCGGTGCCCTTCATTTTTTCCTTTGTCGTAAAAAAAGGGTTGAATATTTGAGAGATATCTTCTTCTTCAATTCCAACCCCGTTGTCGCGAACATAAATCGAAACGTATGGCCGCTCCTCCAAACTCGCAAGGCAGGTTCCAATGATGATTTCCGGATCGCTTTTTTCTTGAACGGCGTCTTTTGCATTGAGAAGAAGGTTGATCAAAACCTGTTCGATTTGATTGCGGCTCCCTCGAACAGGAGGCAGTGTTCGATCAATGTCTTTCTGAATGGAAATTCCGGAAACAGCCAGTTGATATCCGATCAATCCCAACACATCTTCAATCAAATCGGGAAGATCAATGGTTTCGAATTGATACTCTTCTTGTCTCGAGAATGTTAATAAGTTTTGTATGATTTTTTTGCTTCGAAGGCCGCATTGATAAATATCCTCCAACATTTTTCCCGGGCGCCCTTCTTTAATCTCCCGCATGAGAAGCTGGACATGTCCGAGAATTGCGGTCAGGGGACTGTTCAGTTCATGGGCGATTCCCGCGGCCATCTCTCCCAACGCGGCCAATTTTGCGGATTGGATCAGTTGGGCTTCAATTTTGACTTTCTCACTCACATCTTTAAACAGGAGGATGTTTTCGATGGAGACTCGCACATGTTCCCCCATCGTCTTATAAAGTTCCAGATCCTCTCGGGGATACTCCACTCGATTTCGATTCAAGAGGGTAAGAAATCCATATATTTTTCCCGATTGATTTTGCAAACAAACGGAAGTGCCATAATGATCAGGCATTTCTTTTTTAAGCAACTTTTTAAATTCTCCGACGGATAGGGCCGTCTTTGTTTGAATGGATCGTTTCACGAAGTGACAAGACCAGTCCGTCGCATCCGGTTGAGAAATATAAAATAAGAGCTCGGATTTGTCGATAAGAGTCAGCACAAACCGGTCGAAAGAAAGAACTTGAGAAAACTGGGCGGCTAAATAGTTGCTGACTTCTTCCCATGATTTTTCCACATGAATCTGGGTTAATCGGTTAATCACTTCTAACTGTTTATTCTTTTTCTGCAGTTCTCCAACGATGGCGTTTAATTCGCTGTAATAACTTTTTCGCGAAGATTGGATCCCTATCAACTTGTCGATCAACTCTTGTTTTCCGCGCATCAGCATTCACTCCCAAGTGCTTTGCGGAACAACATCTTCACATCTGAAGCCTCCATATCCCGTGGATTTGTAATCATACAGGCATCATGAACCGCATTATGGCTCAAAAAATCAAGCTGTTCTTCTTTCAAGTTCACATTTGACAGGGAATTAGGGATGCCGATGTCGCTTGCCAGTTCTTTTACGGCTTTGATCGCCAGTCTGGCTGCTTCTGTCAAGCTGAGACCGTTCACGTTCTCCCCGAAAGCTGCGGCGATATTTTTGTACTTCTCGGGAGAAGAGATCAAATTATACTCCAGCACATAAGGCAGTAATGTCGCATTGACTTCGCCGTGAGGGAGGTCCAGTAAACCGCCCAGTTGATGGGACATGGCATGGACCGCTCCCAAGATCGCGTTCGAGAAAGCGATGCCGGCTTGCAGGCTAGCCATGGCCATAGCTTCTTTTGCTTCACGATTGTGTTGGCTTGCCACCGAAGGCCGAAGGTATTTGGTAATTAAGCGAATCGCTTGTAATGAATATTCTTCCGTTAACGGAGTGGCGGCCAAAGAGATATAGGATTCGATGGCATGTGTAAGTGCGTCCATTCCGGTATTTGCAGTTAAACGAGCATCTTTTGTCATGAGGGTTTGAGGGTCAATGATAGCGATGTCGGGAATTAACGACTTGGAGATAATCGTCATTTTCA contains the following coding sequences:
- a CDS encoding sigma-54-dependent transcriptional regulator, with product MKSVLVVDDEIEVTSFFRYFLEDKNCDVVVANSGREVEDLLLRHPSTFHMALVDLKLPDANGLDLLSKIKAKYPACEVLIMTGYSTVKSAVMAIQAGAKDYLEKPFDDLESLENIINSVLTPPVAHDEKLFTEAAKYGIIFSSSSPLHKVLTVAEKLAKKAINILIEGETGTGKELMARFIHGSSLRAQYPFVGINCGAVPESLLESELFGHEKGAFSGAIKSRKGYFELANNGTLFLDEIGEAPTSIQVKLLRVLETGEFMRVGSEEIQKSNVRVISATNRNLESEVENKRFRADLLYRLEGVKLSLPPLRERREDIPLIAQYYLDKKYGGECRLDSDTIEILKMYDWPGNVRQLLNVLNQTHVIHDCKRLRADHLPQYLVNRAENPDKEMSVAKQIDEFIEKEIHQFVQNLVNGLSHVEQMDLKKIMKRIRQMEGEIGRKIIEKGLSETRGNRQLLSKRFNITTRVIRYILNEK
- a CDS encoding sensor histidine kinase, whose amino-acid sequence is MRGKQELIDKLIGIQSSRKSYYSELNAIVGELQKKNKQLEVINRLTQIHVEKSWEEVSNYLAAQFSQVLSFDRFVLTLIDKSELLFYISQPDATDWSCHFVKRSIQTKTALSVGEFKKLLKKEMPDHYGTSVCLQNQSGKIYGFLTLLNRNRVEYPREDLELYKTMGEHVRVSIENILLFKDVSEKVKIEAQLIQSAKLAALGEMAAGIAHELNSPLTAILGHVQLLMREIKEGRPGKMLEDIYQCGLRSKKIIQNLLTFSRQEEYQFETIDLPDLIEDVLGLIGYQLAVSGISIQKDIDRTLPPVRGSRNQIEQVLINLLLNAKDAVQEKSDPEIIIGTCLASLEERPYVSIYVRDNGVGIEEEDISQIFNPFFTTKEKMKGTGLGLSVSLGIAESHGGKLLVDSKVNEYSQFSLLLPIQESEGVE
- a CDS encoding iron-containing alcohol dehydrogenase, giving the protein MGIFKFMTPEIIFGINSLSQIGESMLRLGAKKVFIVSDPGIVNTGWVELAIQYLEDCKLNYCLWAGATPNPKDYEVEKGVDAYRESGCNAVIGIGGGSAIDAAKAIALLATNGGTIHQYEGVDLITRPLPPMVMVPTTAGSGAEVSQFSIIVDSKRKVKMTIISKSLIPDIAIIDPQTLMTKDARLTANTGMDALTHAIESYISLAATPLTEEYSLQAIRLITKYLRPSVASQHNREAKEAMAMASLQAGIAFSNAILGAVHAMSHQLGGLLDLPHGEVNATLLPYVLEYNLISSPEKYKNIAAAFGENVNGLSLTEAARLAIKAVKELASDIGIPNSLSNVNLKEEQLDFLSHNAVHDACMITNPRDMEASDVKMLFRKALGSEC